The genomic stretch ACTTGTCTCGAGCCTTCGGAAAAAACTTCTCTTTCTGAACCTCATGCGATGAAAGGAGCCTCTCTTCATGAACCTCTGGCGGAAAAAATCCCTGGACCAGTTGATCGAGTTCGGTCAAACGAAGTCAGACCTGAAAAAAACATTGGGTGCCTTTGATCTGACCCTGCTCGGCATCGGCGCCATCATCGGAACAGGCATCTTCGTGCTGACGGGCATCGCCGCTGCCGAACATGCCGGTCCGGCGCTGGTCCTCTCCTTCGTCCTCGCCGGACTGGCCTGCGGCTTCGCCGCCCTGGCTTATGCGGAGTTTGCCGCCCTATGCCCTGTGTCGGGCAGCGCCTACACCTATTCCTACGCTACCTTGGGCGAATTCATGGCCTGGCTGATCGGTTGGGCGCTTATCCTCGAATATGGCCTGGCCTCTTCTGCCGTCTCCATCGGATGGTCTGCCTATTTCGTCAAACTTGTCGAAGGCCTAGGCTTTCACCTGCCGGCGACGCTGGTCAATCCGCCGGCTGGCGGCGGGATTGTCAACCTTCCCGCCGTCATCATCGTCCTGATCGTCACCGCGCTGCTATCGATCGGCATACGGGAAAGCGCTCGGGTGAACAACTTCATGGTCTTTGTCAAAATGACTGTCGTTCTCCTCTTCATCGGTGTCGGCATCTGGTACGTCAAACCGGCCAATTGGATTCCCTTCATGCCCTACGGTGTCTCCGGCATCTGGTCAGGTGCAGCCATCGTCTTTTTCGCCTACATCGGCTTTGACGCCGTCTCCACCGCTGCCGAAGAGGTGAAGAACCCGCAGCGGGATCTGCCCATCGGCATTATCTCTTCACTGGCCATCTGTACCATCCTTTACATCGTCGTATCCGCTATCCTGACCGGCATAGTTCCCTATTCCCAGTTCAGAGGTGTTTCTGCGCCAGTGGCTTTGGCCATGCAAGTGGCGGGTCAAAACTGGGTGGCCGGTTTTGTCTCCGTCGGCGCCATCGCTGGCATCACGACAGTGCTCCTGGTGATGATATACGGTCAAACACGCGTCTTTTTCGCCATGAGCCGCGACGGCCTCCTGCCTTCCCTCTTCTCGAAGGTACATCCCCGCTTCGCGACGCCCTTTATCTCCACATGGATGACAGGGTTGATCATCGCTTTCGTGGCTGGTTTCGTTCCCATCGGGATCGTGGCGGAGATGGTCAACCTGGGTACCTTGTCCGCCTTCGTCTTTGTCTCCATCGGGGTCATCCTGCTGCGCTACCAGCGTCCCGAACTGAAACGCCCCTTTCGTTGTCCCGGTGTACCTTTTACACCCTTGTTTGCCGTGCTGTTTTGCGCCTTTTTAATGGGCTCCCTCCCCTGGATCACCTGGAAGCTGTTTTTGATCTGGATGGGTGTAGGCGTCGTTGTGTATTTCCTCTATGGCTTCTCCCATAGCAAGATCGCTGCCCCAGTTGAAAGAACAAACACGTCGGAGGAATAAGTTAAAGCAAACGATAAAGGTCAAAAAACCCGCTCTCTTCCTTGAAAAAGGAAAAGAGCGGGTTTTTCTTTTCAATGGCCCATCAAAAGCAACCTGCTATTCAGCCGGATAGCGTGTCCCGTACTCCTGCAACGGTGGGAATCGCTCCCTCGATTGGCCCTGTCCAATCAACCGACGGACCGCCTGTGGGTCTAGCCGCTGTGTTTTCCGGTAGGTCTTCTTTTGACCCAGCTCCAGCCAAATGACAACCCCGATGAACAACGCCAGCAGGACAAGTATGGACATCAACCGCGTTCCCCCTTTCCTCGCTTTCCAACGGAATCATCCATTACTTCTCAAACCGTCAGATCCGATTGCGTCTATCCCTTTAGAAGTCAGTCCCTTTAGAACGATAAACAAATACGCGAAGATAATTTGAAAATCCTTCCAACTGCCTTGATTTTCGTTCGTCCTATTTCGACTCGAAATGCGGAAAGGGTAGCGGTAGGTTTTGATCGGACGGCGTGGAAACATCCAAGCAAGGTCGAACAGCGTCGAGGGAAGGTCGCGGCAGCGCGGGGCAGCGTCGAAGAGATCTGGAACGATAGGTTTATGAGCGCATCGGCTTTTGACGATGGGTTTATGAGCGCATCGGCTTTTTGAGGTATTCCATCAAGGCAGCGACAACCGCCCGGGCAACGCGATCTTGAAAATCCGCACTGAACAACAATTTTTCCTCTTCGGCATTGGAGATGAAGGCAGTCTCCAGCAATGCAGCGGGAACCTCGGATGTTCGCAGGACATAAAAGTTCGCCTGCTTGACCCCCCGATCTTCTCTCCCCGTCGCCGGTTGCACTTTGCGCTGAATCGCCTCAGCAAGAGAACGTCCATTTTCAGCGCATATCCATGTCTCCGTTCCACCCGCCTCCGATCGGGCGGCTGCGTTAGCATGGATGCTAAAAAACAGGTCAGGACGGATTCGGTTGTTGATCGTTCCCCGGTCGGCCAGCGACACATCCATGTCGACGGAGCGGGTCAGCAACACATCCACACCCTCTTTGACCAGGAGATCACGGACCTTCAGGGCCATGGGCAAGGTGAAATCCTTCTCCTGTTTGCCTGTCGGGCCCAAGGCACCGGGATCGCTGCCGCCGTGGCCGGGGTCTAGCAGGATCAACGGTATTCCGGTGCGCCGCAGCACCGTTGTTCCTGGGATGCGGATGCGCAGGCCGCCAGGTTCGCTCTGAATCTGCGGCTTCGCCGGTCCATTCAGGTCGATGACGACCCGGGCCGTATCCTCCCGGAACTGACCAAGCCGCACCTGTTTTACCGGCCCCAAGTTGATCACCCTGTTCTTTGGCAGGCCTTCTGCCAGTTTAGCGCCCGGCAAATCAACAACCAGCCTGTCCGGTTCACCCAGGACCGACAGTTGAAACTGGGTTCTGTCGGTCTTGGCCAGGATGATGACGTCCCTGTTGTTCTCGATCTGCCAGTCGATGTCCGTCAGTTGGCCGGAAAGGGAGGGCACCGTTCCCGAGGACCCCACCGTTTCAGAAGGCTTCGCCGCGCCAGAGGGCGTCGTCGTTCCCAGTGGGCTTGGCGGAGTCAATAGGTTTGATGGATCGGGTGTCGCCGGCATTCCCGGCGCCTGCCCTACCGGATCCGCCGGAGATGACGGCGACGACGTCTTTGATGCAGTTGTCACATAGGCCGTGCGGCTGGCGCTGTCCCAATCGATTTTCCCGCCCATGGAAGCACCGACGAAACGAAAAGGGACGAAGAGCCGGTCCTTTCGGAGTTGGGCAGGAGCATCCAAGGAAACGGCCTTGCCGTTCACATTGGCCTCCCGTTGACCGGGACGGAGGAGAATCGTCAGCCCTTCCCCAACCAACGTAGCTTCATATTTTTGGCTGTTCCAAGCTACCTTCAGTCCCATTTGTTCTGACACGACGCGAAGGGGAACAAGCACCCGGTCCTTCACGATCAACGGTGGTGGATCGGAGATGACAGACTTGCCATTGATGACTAAGTTGACCCTTTCCAAAGACGGAGAAGCCGCATGGGCCGGCAAGGGTTGTCCGAGGAAAAAAAGGGCAGTCAACCAGCCCCCCAGCAGGGAGACAGCCGCAAGTGACGGGCAAGCAAACAGAAAAGGCCACTGACGAGATGTAAAGAACAAAATCAGCCCTCCCTTAGAAAAAACAACTGCCGCCGATGAATTCACGCAGGATAGAGTTAGGAGGAACCTCCAGGTCCTCCATGGGGCGAAAATAGTCGAGCAGCGTCAAGAGGCGTTGCGCTTCGCCATAGACCTTCGAGTCGCTGGGGATGGCCTCCAGGAGAGGGACAGCGTAGCGGGCCAATACCGCCAGTTCATAGACGAGGGCGGAGTTGAACATGACGTCCGCCTCCTCTTGAAAGGGAAAGATCCACCGTTCCTCGCCGCGGCGGACAGAGGGCCACATGGTCAATGTCCGCGGCGCATCATGGGAACGAAACCGATGATCCCGGACGATGCGGCGGATGCAGCGGGCATCGGTCGTCTTGATATAGTTCATAGGATTCAGGTTGAGCTCCATGAGGGCGCTCACATAGATTTTAAACTTGTGATCGCGGGCCACCGCCGCCGTCAATTTTTCATTGAGCCCATGGATCCCTTCCACGATGATGGGCCGATCGATGCCGGCCTGTACGATGTCCTGATGGTACTCGCGATCGCCTGTGTGAAAGTTATAACGAGGAAGTTCTACAGCCTCGCCGGCGATCAACTTCATCAAGTGGTCGTTAAATAGTGCACAATCGACAGCATCGATGGACTCAAAGTCGTAGTTGCCTGAGGCATCGCGGGGCGTCTGTTCCCGCGGCAGGAAATAATCGTCCATGGAAAGGTTCACCGGATCGAGGCCGTTGACACGCAGCTGGATCTTCAGGCGCTGGGCAAAAGTGGTCTTACCCGAGGAAGAAGGGCCGGCGATCAGGATCAGCCGCGCCTTTTCCGGTTCCTCTGCAATCCGGTCGGCGATCTGGGCGATCTTCTTCTCATGGAGCGCCTCGGCGATCCGGATCAGCTCGCCCGTCCTCCCTGCCTCGTTGTGGAGATTGAGGTCGCGCACATCGCCCACCTTGACGATCTTCGTCCACTTGTCTGACTCGCGGAAGATGTAAGCCAGCTGTTTCTGTTCCACATTGGGCGGTATTCGGAAGGGATCGGACTGGTCAGGGTGACGCAGGAGAAAACCGGTAAAATAGTGCACCAGTTGATAGGTGGTGATCATCCCCGTATGTGGAACGAGGATCTCGTCACTGTAGGCCAAATAATCGCCACAGGTATAGATATTCACCGGTTCACGGCTGCGAAAGCGGAGGACGTCGGCCTGATCTTGGCGGCCGGAGGCCTCCAAGATGTGCAACGCCTCAAAACGGCTGACCACCTTGCGCTTGATCGGCTCAGCGGCCCGGACAACTTCCCACATCCGTTCCCGCAGGCGATCGACCATCTCCGGCGTCAAGGGCTCGTCGCCCAAGAGTTCACCATAAAAACCTTTGTTCAAAGAAAACTGAATCTCCAGCTGCTTACCGGGAAACAGTTCCCGGGCCACCCGCATCAAGACAAAGGCCAGGCTCTGCCCATAGACGCGCAGGCCGGTCTCCGTCGACATGTCGACCATTTCCACCAGGCAGTCTCTTTCCGGGACGTATTCTAAGTCCTCCAGCACATTGTCGACTCGAACGGCCACAATGGGCGCAGGATACTCGGGCTGCAGTTCCCAGGCGAGCGCCTGCAGCGGGAGGCGGCGGTTCCACCACCGGCAGAAAAAGCCTGTCTTCGGAGAGGACACGGTTAGGCCCAGATAGTTCGATCTATATTCGTTCATCGTCCCCGTTCCTCCTCTGTTCACCCCGGAACGTGTGTTCCGAGTCACTCTTACATTATACTTCGTAACGCCAGATATCGACAGGGCTTTTCGTTCCCAAAAAGAAACCCCGCCGCTGGGGACCGGCAGGGCTATTGAATACCTTGGCTACGCAACTCGCGCTGTCTGGCGAAGATAAACTGGATCACCCGTTCCTGCTCTCCCCGGGAGATGTTCAAAAACTCGACTCCGAGGACATAGGCGACATCCTTTCCCGTCCCTTCGACGTGGGAACGTTTCACCTGCCCGCCGACGCGGAGTTGGTCCTTACCGAGCGGCAGGTCCACCATGATCTTGTCGCCCACGTGCAGCTGTTCCTTGACAGTCAGACAGACGCCGCCACCGGAGAAGTTGCGGATGACCCCCTTGTACCAGGTCCAATCCTTGGGATCCACATCTTTCTCTTGTTTGCAGTACTGAGTGGCGACGGTGATAGGGAAACGGTAAAAATTCCGGCGCTGCACCTTGTCGGCGCGGATCGGTTTTTTTACGATAATCACGGGAAGCGGGGTAGATCGGCGCGATTGGATGACCGTCTGGTAGACCCAAACCCCGTTCTCGCTGACCTTGTAAAAGATCAGCTGTTCGCCGACGTGCAACGGGATCAATTGTCCCTCTTTAAACGGCAATGCCAGCGCCAGGGTGTCTTCTCCCATATCCTCGATCCGGCTCTTGTAATGACCAGAATAGATGCTGCCAGCCGGGATAAGGATTTGGATTAGGTCATTGACGTTTAGCCGCTCCTGACTCATGACATGTCCACTCCTAAAACATTATCGACTGTCTACGCCAGTGTACGTTGAGCAACAAGCCTAGACAAACCAGATTTGTCAGCATCGCCGAACCGCCATAACTGACAAAGGGCAAAGGGATGCCCGTAACCGGCATGATGCCCGTCGTCATTCCTACGTTGACCAGGACATGAAAGAGCCACATGGACACGATACCTGTTACGATGAGCGAACCGAAGGTGTCTCGGGCGTCGAGGGCAATGCGAAGACCCCGAAGGATGATCACAAAGAAGAGCGCCAACAAAGCGACGGCGCCGATAAAGCCGAGTTCTTCCCCGACTACGGAGAAGACGAAATCCGTATGGTGTTCGGGAAGAAAATTCAACTGGGCCTGGGTACCCTGAAAAAGCCCCTTACCAAAGAGCCCGCCGGAACCGATGGCGACCAGCGACTGGC from Heliomicrobium modesticaldum Ice1 encodes the following:
- a CDS encoding flagellar brake protein encodes the protein MSQERLNVNDLIQILIPAGSIYSGHYKSRIEDMGEDTLALALPFKEGQLIPLHVGEQLIFYKVSENGVWVYQTVIQSRRSTPLPVIIVKKPIRADKVQRRNFYRFPITVATQYCKQEKDVDPKDWTWYKGVIRNFSGGGVCLTVKEQLHVGDKIMVDLPLGKDQLRVGGQVKRSHVEGTGKDVAYVLGVEFLNISRGEQERVIQFIFARQRELRSQGIQ
- a CDS encoding N-acetylmuramoyl-L-alanine amidase family protein; this encodes MFFTSRQWPFLFACPSLAAVSLLGGWLTALFFLGQPLPAHAASPSLERVNLVINGKSVISDPPPLIVKDRVLVPLRVVSEQMGLKVAWNSQKYEATLVGEGLTILLRPGQREANVNGKAVSLDAPAQLRKDRLFVPFRFVGASMGGKIDWDSASRTAYVTTASKTSSPSSPADPVGQAPGMPATPDPSNLLTPPSPLGTTTPSGAAKPSETVGSSGTVPSLSGQLTDIDWQIENNRDVIILAKTDRTQFQLSVLGEPDRLVVDLPGAKLAEGLPKNRVINLGPVKQVRLGQFREDTARVVIDLNGPAKPQIQSEPGGLRIRIPGTTVLRRTGIPLILLDPGHGGSDPGALGPTGKQEKDFTLPMALKVRDLLVKEGVDVLLTRSVDMDVSLADRGTINNRIRPDLFFSIHANAAARSEAGGTETWICAENGRSLAEAIQRKVQPATGREDRGVKQANFYVLRTSEVPAALLETAFISNAEEEKLLFSADFQDRVARAVVAALMEYLKKPMRS
- a CDS encoding nucleoside kinase, translated to MNEYRSNYLGLTVSSPKTGFFCRWWNRRLPLQALAWELQPEYPAPIVAVRVDNVLEDLEYVPERDCLVEMVDMSTETGLRVYGQSLAFVLMRVARELFPGKQLEIQFSLNKGFYGELLGDEPLTPEMVDRLRERMWEVVRAAEPIKRKVVSRFEALHILEASGRQDQADVLRFRSREPVNIYTCGDYLAYSDEILVPHTGMITTYQLVHYFTGFLLRHPDQSDPFRIPPNVEQKQLAYIFRESDKWTKIVKVGDVRDLNLHNEAGRTGELIRIAEALHEKKIAQIADRIAEEPEKARLILIAGPSSSGKTTFAQRLKIQLRVNGLDPVNLSMDDYFLPREQTPRDASGNYDFESIDAVDCALFNDHLMKLIAGEAVELPRYNFHTGDREYHQDIVQAGIDRPIIVEGIHGLNEKLTAAVARDHKFKIYVSALMELNLNPMNYIKTTDARCIRRIVRDHRFRSHDAPRTLTMWPSVRRGEERWIFPFQEEADVMFNSALVYELAVLARYAVPLLEAIPSDSKVYGEAQRLLTLLDYFRPMEDLEVPPNSILREFIGGSCFF
- a CDS encoding amino acid permease, which gives rise to MNLWRKKSLDQLIEFGQTKSDLKKTLGAFDLTLLGIGAIIGTGIFVLTGIAAAEHAGPALVLSFVLAGLACGFAALAYAEFAALCPVSGSAYTYSYATLGEFMAWLIGWALILEYGLASSAVSIGWSAYFVKLVEGLGFHLPATLVNPPAGGGIVNLPAVIIVLIVTALLSIGIRESARVNNFMVFVKMTVVLLFIGVGIWYVKPANWIPFMPYGVSGIWSGAAIVFFAYIGFDAVSTAAEEVKNPQRDLPIGIISSLAICTILYIVVSAILTGIVPYSQFRGVSAPVALAMQVAGQNWVAGFVSVGAIAGITTVLLVMIYGQTRVFFAMSRDGLLPSLFSKVHPRFATPFISTWMTGLIIAFVAGFVPIGIVAEMVNLGTLSAFVFVSIGVILLRYQRPELKRPFRCPGVPFTPLFAVLFCAFLMGSLPWITWKLFLIWMGVGVVVYFLYGFSHSKIAAPVERTNTSEE